The following proteins are encoded in a genomic region of Camelus ferus isolate YT-003-E chromosome 8, BCGSAC_Cfer_1.0, whole genome shotgun sequence:
- the LOC102513987 gene encoding trace amine-associated receptor 7a gives MSSDWPPPAAAQLCYEHLNGSCVKTPYSPGPRLILYAAFGSGAALAVFGNLLVMISILHFKQLHSPANFLIASLACADFLVGVAVMPFSTVRSVEGCWYFGQRFCQFHSCFDGSFCYASIYHLCFISLDRYLAVTDSLLYPTRFTANVSGLCIAFSWLFSIFYSFSLFGTGANEAGLEDLVSALTCVGGCQIAVNQSWVLVNFLLFFLPMLVMIIVYSKIFLIAKQQARKIESVSNKTVRSSDSYRDRVAKRERKAAKTLGIAVVAFLISWLPYFVDSIIDAFLGFITPTYIYEILVWIAYFNSAMNPLIYAFFYPWFRKAIKLIATGKVLRENSSTIHLLSG, from the coding sequence ATGAGCAGCGACTGGCCGCCTCCCGCGGCTGCGCAGCTCTGCTATGAGCACCTGAACGGATCCTGTGTCAAAACCCCCTACTCACCCGGCCCCCGCCTGATCCTGTACGCTGCGTTCGGCTCTGGAGCTGCCCTGGCTGTGTTTGGAAACCTCTTGGTGATGATTTCAATTCTCCACTTCAAGCAGCTGCATTCTCCAGCCAATTTTTTGATCGCCTCCCTGGCCTGTGCGGACTTCTTGGTGGGGGTGGCTGTGATGCCCTTCAGCACAGTGAGGTCCGTGGAGGGCTGCTGGTACTTTGGGCAGCGCTTCTGTCAGTTTCACTCCTGTTTTGACGGGTCGTTCTGTTATGCTTCCATCTACCACCTGTGCTTTATCTCTCTCGACAGATACCTGGCGGTCACTGACTCCCTGCTCTATCCCACCAGGTTCACTGCCAATGTTTCTGGCCTGTGTATTGCCTTCTCCtggcttttttccattttttattctttttccctttttggcaCAGGTGCGAATGAAGCTGGGCTGGAGGATCTAGTAAGTGCTCTCACCTGTGTGGGTGGCTGTCAAATTGCAGTGAATCAAAGTTGGGTATTGGTcaatttcctattatttttccttcccatgCTTGTGATGATAATTGTGTACTCCAAGATCTTCCTCATTGCCAAACAACAGGCAAGAAAAATTGAAAGTGTGAGCAATAAGACTGTGAGATCCTCAGACAGTTACAGAGACAGAGTGgccaagagggagagaaaagcagcAAAAACGCTGGGCATTGCAGTGGTAGCATTTCTGATTTCCTGGCTGCCATACTTTGTGGATTCAATAATTGATGCCTTCCTGGGCTTCATCACCCCCACATACATTTATGAAATATTGGTTTGGATTGCTTATTTTAACTCAGCTATGAACCCCTTgatttatgctttcttttatcCTTGGTTTCGAAAAGCCATCAAATTAATTGCCACTGGCAAAGTCTTGAGAGAGAATTCTTCAACAATACATTTACTTTCTGGCTAA
- the LOC102512773 gene encoding trace amine-associated receptor 6 has translation MSSTSSPLAAAQLCYENVNGSCVKTAYSSGPRVILYTVFGFGALLATFGNLLVMISILHFKQLHSPTNFLIASLACADFLVGVTVMPFSMVRTVESCWYFGRSFCTFHTCCDAAFCYSSLFHLCFISIDRYIAVTDPLVYPTKFTVSVSGICISLSWVLPLTYSGAVFYTGASDDGLEELSSTLNCVGGCQAVVNQNWVLIDFLSFFIPTLIMIILYGNIFLVARQQAKKIENTGSKTESSSDSYKSRVAKRERRAAKTLGITVIAFMVSWLPYSIDSLIDAFMGFITPAYIYEICCWCAYYNSAMNPLIYALFYPWFRKAIKVIVSGQVFKNSSASMNLFSEQM, from the coding sequence ATGAGCAGCACCTCGTCCCCCCTAGCAGCTGCCCAGCTCTGCTATGAGAATGTGAACGGGTCCTGTGTAAAAACTGCCTACTCGTCAGGACCCCGGGTGATTCTGTACACGGTGTTTGGCTTTGGGGCTCTGCTGGCCACGTTTGGAAACCTCCTGGTGATGATTTCCATCCTTCACTTCAAGCAGCTGCACTCGCCAACCAATTTTCTCATCGCCTCTTTGGCTTGTGCTGACTTTCTGGTGGGAGTGACTGTGATGCCCTTCAGCATGGTCAGGACTGTGGAGAGCTGCTGGTACTTTGGGCGAAGTTTCTGCACTTTCCACACATGCTGTGATGCGGCATTTTGTTactcttctctcttccacttATGCTTCATCTCTATCGACAGGTACATTGCTGTTACAGACCCTCTGGTCTATCCCACCAAGTTCACAGTGTCTGTGTCAGGGATATGCATCAGCCTCTCCTGGGTTCTGCCCCTGACTTACAGCGGCGCCGTGTTCTACACAGGTGCCTCTGATGATGGGCTAGAGGAATTATCTAGCACCCTCAACTGTGTGGGAGGTTGTCAGGCAGTTGTAAATCAAAACTGGGTGTTGATAGATTTTCTATCCTTCTTTATACCCACTCTTATTATGATAATTCTCTATGGTAATATTTTTCTTGTCGCTAGACAACAAgctaaaaagattgaaaatactGGTAGCAAAACAGAATCATCATCAGACAGTTATAAATCCAGAGTGgccaagagagagagaagagcagcTAAAACCCTGGGTATCACGGTCATAGCATTTATGGTTTCGTGGTTACCATATAGTATTGACTCATTAATTGATGCCTTTATGGGCTTCATAACCCCTGCCTATATTTATGAGATTTGCTGTTGGTGTGCTTATTATAACTCAGCCATGAACCCCTTgatttatgctttgttttatcCTTGGTTTAGGAAAGCCATAAAAGTTATTGTGAGTGGTCAAGTGTTCAAGAACAGTTCTGCAAGCATGAATTTGTTCTCTGAACAAATGTAA